A window of the Butyricimonas virosa genome harbors these coding sequences:
- a CDS encoding BF3164 family lipoprotein — translation MKLIYLPFIVFSVLSCKNQQITQIEKLHIDNIIQIKGETISQIPAGCYTAGIIKDTFLCLQNTCSEKQFQIFSNNSKNMLYEFGATGRGPNEYQFPLIIKSDTNTSSLLIHDLVQNRLTRFYLKNDTSIHNTILPPELANSQNLNIIDSTIVRSPIGEDSILFYLYDKHAKIIKKIDYEPQFYVSRRGNKSDAYSHILSVNSQHNSIIAAFKYINLINFYHTDGSLQKSLSLDLVNDEVDYSEFQLSEDMLVTSYQIYSTSNFCYLLWSGLSANNGYDRPPYLLVFTWNGILEKVYQFDSFVNFIIVDEANRQFLGGVDSPKSELVEIKRFNY, via the coding sequence ATGAAATTAATCTATCTACCCTTTATCGTTTTCTCCGTCCTATCTTGTAAGAATCAGCAAATAACTCAAATTGAAAAATTACACATCGATAATATCATCCAAATAAAAGGAGAAACCATTTCTCAAATCCCGGCAGGATGTTACACAGCAGGAATCATAAAAGATACATTCCTGTGTTTACAAAATACATGCTCTGAAAAACAATTTCAAATCTTCAGCAATAACTCCAAAAACATGCTATACGAATTTGGCGCTACCGGCAGAGGGCCTAATGAATATCAATTTCCGTTGATCATCAAGAGTGATACAAACACCTCATCCCTATTAATCCATGATTTGGTACAAAATCGTTTAACCCGGTTTTACTTGAAAAACGACACCTCTATCCATAACACGATATTACCCCCCGAACTAGCCAACTCGCAAAATTTAAATATCATCGATTCAACCATTGTCCGATCTCCCATTGGTGAAGACAGCATACTATTTTACCTTTATGATAAACACGCCAAGATCATAAAAAAGATTGATTATGAACCTCAATTTTATGTATCAAGGAGAGGCAATAAAAGCGACGCTTACTCTCACATACTTTCTGTTAATTCCCAACATAACAGCATCATTGCGGCATTCAAATATATTAATTTGATTAATTTTTATCACACTGACGGTTCTCTACAAAAAAGTCTTTCTCTCGACCTCGTAAATGATGAAGTTGACTACTCTGAATTTCAATTATCAGAAGATATGCTTGTTACCTCATACCAGATATACAGCACCTCCAATTTTTGTTACCTCCTATGGTCCGGCTTATCGGCAAATAACGGTTATGATCGCCCTCCTTATCTTCTAGTATTTACTTGGAACGGAATACTAGAAAAAGTTTATCAATTTGACTCTTTTGTAAACTTTATTATTGTTGATGAAGCAAATAGACAATTTCTAGGAGGAGTAGATTCCCCAAAAAGTGAATTGGTTGAAATTAAAAGATTCAACTATTAA
- a CDS encoding NVEALA domain-containing protein has translation MKKILGIVAILGIAIIIAIHVNFSSRINFSNILLQNIEALAEGEGTSTSGSMTEAEYARLGCKPTIRTTDRCKANNGLFYRFAIRI, from the coding sequence ATGAAAAAGATTCTAGGTATAGTAGCCATTCTTGGAATTGCAATAATAATAGCAATTCACGTTAATTTTAGTTCAAGGATAAACTTCTCAAACATATTGCTCCAGAATATTGAAGCATTGGCTGAGGGAGAAGGTACAAGCACTTCAGGTAGTATGACAGAAGCTGAGTATGCAAGACTTGGATGTAAACCAACAATTAGGACTACAGACAGATGCAAGGCAAACAATGGCTTATTTTACCGATTTGCTATAAGAATCTAA
- a CDS encoding BF3164 family lipoprotein: MNIKFFLYLLCLLTLTACKSGTTKIERLILSPSSSIQDSLFTQIPGSLILCNNYLVWEDPFNPNYFLHVIDINAKKEIGTMGLIGRGPKEFITPLSISSIGNKIFTYDLNQNKQAYYSIDSMLANKDPFILLPPYPIDDCLDIAQISDNEFIYIYPQKNKPFQWIHSDTSISSFGNCPIKEELNSYYEALQGIIKYNPYNNKLIYCTRRFPYIALYEKKDTTFYVKWEKTPSQKSYKIEKGNIHFTDNNEVPSGITMTKDYIIILQQDDDMKLQPIKQTGGIRDFSEVPNTIFVYDYDFNLKKIINMGMPILRIEAKGDSNTLYAIGIDLDFCILTYEI; the protein is encoded by the coding sequence ATGAATATCAAATTTTTCTTATATTTATTATGTCTCTTGACACTCACTGCTTGTAAAAGTGGTACAACAAAAATTGAACGCCTAATATTATCTCCATCTTCCTCTATCCAAGATAGTTTATTTACCCAAATACCTGGTTCTTTAATTTTGTGTAATAATTATTTAGTTTGGGAGGATCCATTCAACCCTAATTATTTTTTACATGTTATTGATATTAATGCAAAAAAAGAAATTGGAACTATGGGATTAATTGGACGAGGCCCTAAAGAATTTATTACGCCACTATCTATTAGCTCTATCGGTAATAAAATATTCACTTATGATCTTAACCAAAACAAGCAAGCCTATTATTCAATCGATAGTATGTTAGCAAATAAAGACCCATTTATTTTACTTCCCCCTTATCCCATTGATGATTGTTTGGACATCGCACAAATATCCGATAATGAATTCATTTATATCTATCCTCAAAAAAACAAACCATTTCAATGGATTCATTCCGACACTTCTATCTCATCTTTCGGAAATTGTCCGATAAAAGAAGAACTCAATAGTTACTATGAGGCTTTACAAGGAATTATAAAATATAATCCATACAACAATAAATTGATTTACTGCACAAGGAGATTCCCATATATTGCTTTATACGAAAAAAAAGACACAACCTTTTATGTAAAATGGGAAAAAACACCTTCACAAAAATCTTATAAAATTGAGAAAGGGAATATTCATTTTACTGACAATAATGAAGTTCCATCTGGTATTACAATGACAAAGGATTATATAATTATTTTACAACAAGATGATGACATGAAATTACAACCAATAAAACAAACTGGAGGAATTCGAGATTTTTCAGAAGTTCCTAACACGATATTTGTATATGATTATGATTTTAATTTAAAAAAAATCATAAACATGGGTATGCCCATTTTACGTATTGAAGCAAAAGGAGACTCCAATACATTATATGCAATAGGAATCGATTTAGACTTTTGTATTTTAACATACGAAATATAA
- a CDS encoding NVEALA domain-containing protein, whose protein sequence is MRKKILSIVAILGIAVMTAINVNLSSNTNFSNLMLRNIEALADGEGGTPGSMTEAEFAKLGCRATVNPNDRCKANNGYNYTFAVRI, encoded by the coding sequence ATGAGAAAAAAAATTTTAAGCATAGTAGCCATTCTTGGAATTGCTGTAATGACAGCAATTAACGTAAACCTTAGTTCTAACACAAACTTCTCAAATCTAATGCTCCGAAATATTGAAGCATTAGCTGACGGAGAAGGAGGAACTCCTGGTAGTATGACGGAAGCCGAATTTGCAAAACTTGGATGTAGAGCAACTGTTAATCCTAATGATAGATGCAAAGCAAACAACGGTTACAATTACACCTTTGCTGTAAGAATCTAA
- a CDS encoding DUF1573 domain-containing protein produces MKKKHTILFIALMIASLGVIATWFAFTTQPDNFSSAPLTTIEIPRDSINLKTIRYDEQPQATFTLKNTGTHPLLIKDVLTTCGCTNPQWEKRPVLPGQTREIIVTFKPNSLGRFTKTIQVLCNTRLKLHDLKLEGFVTE; encoded by the coding sequence ATGAAAAAGAAACACACCATATTATTCATCGCGTTAATGATCGCCTCCTTGGGTGTCATCGCCACTTGGTTCGCGTTCACCACTCAACCCGACAACTTTAGTAGTGCGCCACTCACGACCATCGAGATTCCACGAGATTCTATCAACCTGAAAACAATACGTTATGACGAGCAACCACAGGCAACATTCACGTTAAAGAACACGGGTACACATCCCCTTCTCATAAAAGACGTGCTTACAACCTGCGGCTGTACCAACCCGCAATGGGAGAAACGCCCCGTCCTACCCGGACAAACAAGGGAAATCATTGTCACGTTCAAGCCCAACTCGCTCGGACGTTTCACGAAAACGATACAGGTGTTATGTAACACCAGGCTCAAGTTGCACGACCTGAAGCTAGAAGGTTTCGTGACAGAATAA
- a CDS encoding BF3164 family lipoprotein yields the protein MKKHINIYIAILLLTSCTTENNYLSVAPDILTRGNDVPSTYVVNLSDYGINTPVRISKHGDILAVGQRYELTNVHLVNLSTHATQPWLPMGEGQNEAYSIDNLSINSHGEISAFDFETGKLHRCNPSSLSRSTTPPLTLANTAIHLSAVQGDNFVISTGLYEQGRYRYYSLEDESEEYFIDYPVHPGYPDLSPYSTSILWASTVLGLRPDNQMFVCTDIRSGQIDFCRIEGKKISLVCRHCYYYPHVDARDKGDVRVAYYSDNITGFRDVTVSDDRVFVLYSGKTYKDEKQNIANCSTLLVFDWDGTLLETRTLPQMATFISYDMEENALYGTTPDAQLVRYNI from the coding sequence ATGAAAAAACATATTAATATCTATATAGCCATTCTATTACTGACATCTTGCACAACAGAAAACAATTATCTTTCTGTTGCTCCAGATATTCTTACACGAGGAAATGATGTTCCTTCTACTTATGTTGTTAACCTTTCTGATTACGGTATCAACACTCCCGTTAGAATTTCAAAACATGGGGACATCCTTGCCGTGGGACAGCGTTACGAACTTACAAACGTTCATCTTGTCAATCTATCAACCCACGCTACTCAACCTTGGCTACCCATGGGAGAAGGTCAAAACGAAGCGTACTCGATAGACAATCTTTCAATAAATAGTCATGGTGAAATTTCGGCTTTTGACTTTGAAACAGGAAAATTACATCGCTGTAATCCATCCTCTTTAAGTCGTTCCACGACTCCCCCACTAACGTTAGCCAACACGGCGATCCACCTTTCGGCTGTTCAAGGTGACAATTTTGTCATTTCCACCGGATTGTACGAGCAAGGTCGTTATCGCTATTATTCTTTAGAAGACGAAAGTGAAGAATATTTTATTGATTACCCTGTTCATCCGGGATACCCCGATCTATCTCCCTACTCGACCAGCATTCTTTGGGCAAGCACTGTTTTAGGTCTTCGCCCCGACAACCAGATGTTTGTCTGTACAGATATACGTAGTGGGCAAATTGATTTTTGCCGAATCGAAGGGAAGAAAATTTCACTTGTTTGCCGCCATTGTTATTACTATCCACACGTGGACGCTCGCGATAAGGGAGATGTTCGTGTAGCGTACTACTCCGATAACATCACCGGATTCCGGGATGTCACGGTATCGGACGACCGGGTCTTTGTTCTTTACTCCGGTAAAACATACAAAGATGAAAAACAAAACATTGCAAACTGTTCAACCCTGCTTGTCTTCGACTGGGACGGGACATTGCTGGAAACCCGCACTCTTCCCCAAATGGCAACGTTCATCTCTTACGATATGGAAGAAAACGCGCTCTACGGGACAACTCCCGATGCTCAACTGGTTCGCTATAATATATAG
- a CDS encoding sensor histidine kinase codes for MRILEKIKENTCHSELFISVIIIVLIISALVYIVNVLFVSEKCFIKNELSQQAIGAVCCWNELKLMKPDGKVRAHSYNESKREVHIYIEDQEHIFEIDSLVDVREVNMRVDCDLNLRDPISLDTLERLVEARLSEETLKIPVVYRLVDSLGNTRKVYPKGNTRYMDMEEAECLKLGFISGEKIQILFDYSWKDFYMKFWWRVLGLVVGGNVVIILIINFVMQIRKHRRMKMLQERVFRQRLHDLGNPISVIEIVLHSIYEENPDVFKKENERRWFETGVNTAVMVKQEIAETLNMAVMLYTKRVEWEEMNLQEELNKLASEFKLANRGKKEVNIGVNVLPGQFKLSKQLVYAIRNLVDNAVKYSGDVAEVTITVYRERKYLIITVADRGKGIAEKDLPYIFEEYWRVGKEKKTTGYGLGLASVRKIVRRHGGKVFVVSSLGSGTKFTIKIHDHGKKNKAFVCRGSIGNA; via the coding sequence ATGAGAATTTTAGAAAAGATAAAGGAAAATACGTGTCATAGTGAGTTGTTTATAAGTGTGATTATAATTGTATTGATAATTAGTGCCTTGGTATACATTGTGAATGTATTATTCGTAAGTGAGAAATGTTTTATCAAAAATGAATTGAGTCAACAAGCAATTGGTGCCGTGTGTTGTTGGAATGAATTAAAGCTGATGAAACCGGATGGAAAGGTGAGGGCTCATTCTTATAATGAGAGTAAACGTGAAGTACATATTTATATCGAGGATCAGGAGCATATATTTGAGATTGATTCTCTCGTAGATGTCAGAGAAGTAAATATGAGAGTAGATTGTGACTTGAATTTACGTGATCCGATTAGTTTAGATACTTTAGAGCGTTTGGTCGAAGCTCGTTTAAGCGAAGAGACTCTGAAAATTCCTGTGGTATACAGACTGGTGGATTCGTTGGGTAATACGAGAAAAGTTTATCCGAAAGGAAATACTAGATATATGGACATGGAAGAAGCAGAATGTTTGAAATTAGGATTTATTAGTGGGGAAAAGATTCAAATACTTTTTGATTATTCTTGGAAAGATTTTTATATGAAATTCTGGTGGCGAGTACTGGGATTGGTTGTAGGAGGGAATGTTGTGATTATATTGATTATTAATTTTGTAATGCAGATCAGAAAGCACCGACGAATGAAGATGTTACAAGAAAGAGTGTTTCGCCAGCGACTACACGATTTAGGAAATCCTATTTCGGTGATAGAAATTGTATTACATAGTATATATGAAGAAAATCCTGACGTGTTTAAGAAAGAAAATGAGAGGCGTTGGTTTGAAACCGGGGTGAACACGGCGGTTATGGTGAAACAGGAGATTGCAGAAACTTTGAACATGGCAGTCATGTTGTACACGAAACGAGTCGAGTGGGAGGAAATGAATTTGCAGGAAGAATTGAATAAATTGGCTAGCGAGTTTAAGTTGGCTAATAGAGGTAAAAAAGAGGTGAATATAGGTGTTAATGTTTTGCCCGGACAATTCAAGCTGTCGAAGCAATTGGTTTATGCTATTCGTAATTTAGTTGATAATGCGGTGAAATATTCCGGAGATGTAGCAGAGGTGACGATTACTGTTTACCGGGAAAGAAAGTATTTGATAATTACCGTGGCAGATCGGGGAAAAGGAATAGCTGAAAAGGATTTACCTTATATTTTCGAGGAGTATTGGCGGGTTGGTAAGGAAAAGAAAACAACCGGGTATGGTTTGGGACTGGCTTCCGTGAGAAAGATTGTACGGAGACACGGGGGAAAAGTATTCGTGGTGAGTTCATTGGGTAGTGGTACAAAATTTACAATTAAAATACATGATCATGGAAAGAAAAATAAAGCTTTTGTATGCAGAGGATCAATTGGAAATGCGTGA
- a CDS encoding response regulator transcription factor yields MERKIKLLYAEDQLEMRELYTRILSGKGFDVHAVEDGIEAWDCYQKERWDIVLLDMDMPKIDGAGVIKLIRNSGGRVPIVILSGLNPDDLSVLDEDGGADDFVSKNWSYQTLVTRLNKRLRDTLSRVERGEQWIFKLSAKTTYDRMTRTLIVDGKKHPLKPMCAKVMWMLCTRKNEEVSTIELCERLWGVENPVKRDELSTYMSKLRKFLKPDESITLSSGYGGFYQLITLE; encoded by the coding sequence ATGGAAAGAAAAATAAAGCTTTTGTATGCAGAGGATCAATTGGAAATGCGTGAACTTTATACTCGGATACTGTCGGGGAAAGGCTTTGACGTACATGCTGTTGAAGATGGAATAGAGGCTTGGGATTGTTATCAAAAAGAGAGATGGGATATTGTTTTGTTGGATATGGATATGCCGAAAATAGATGGTGCAGGGGTAATTAAGTTAATTCGTAACAGTGGGGGACGTGTACCTATCGTGATTCTTAGTGGGCTAAATCCGGATGATCTTTCCGTGCTGGATGAGGATGGAGGGGCAGATGACTTCGTAAGTAAAAATTGGTCATATCAAACTTTAGTAACCCGTTTGAATAAAAGGTTACGGGATACGTTAAGTCGTGTGGAGCGAGGTGAGCAATGGATTTTTAAATTGTCGGCTAAAACAACTTATGATAGGATGACAAGAACTCTTATCGTGGATGGGAAAAAACATCCTCTGAAACCCATGTGTGCAAAAGTGATGTGGATGTTGTGTACACGAAAAAATGAAGAGGTTTCCACTATTGAATTGTGTGAAAGGTTATGGGGAGTTGAAAATCCAGTAAAGAGAGATGAACTCTCAACTTATATGTCCAAATTGCGGAAATTCTTAAAACCGGATGAGTCGATCACGTTAAGTAGCGGATATGGAGGTTTTTATCAATTAATTACTCTGGAATAA